The proteins below come from a single Micromonas commoda chromosome 8, complete sequence genomic window:
- a CDS encoding predicted protein: MADAGQQSLDLCEAEQSELARRYVLTSELYIEEPWSHAGPRSVSPFAPCAASRLPHVFDAARLTGDSVLWDLGCGDGRILHEAAARYGCRCVGVEIDAPCLDMCKEGASRLGADVDNRCSWFLRDMTSMPSGSLGTDDSLGPDVPAPSVLLLFITGHGLKAMSPWLKREWEEAPTPFAIVTCVEALDSCIDYNDGVPFDDADANPDGWHVYRDPVHAKYGVFVVPPRDIGVHQWASSRPSAVDCGPDAVANHAPAIARGVLREADIRAVEKLAARLDAGRGGTDGKDDKDDKDDDDASGEALAMRLSNAMGEGGDDAWSEVEDAYHSLKTHRVTHLHADDALATEAPAVRARLLRAAFDADAGRCESGGGWGLLPGRPVFLRSAEYHDYSSGGGVTEENHRDQGSVLTVSVHLEVSDDGGGGVFATWDGDGTRTEFRDLRRGDAVIFCSEKRHGVSPLVAEGAVRKSVVLELWERGSTKHNRHR; the protein is encoded by the coding sequence atggccgacGCCGGACAACAAAGCCTCGACCTGTGCGAGGCCGAGCAgtcggagctcgcgaggcgctACGTGCTGACCAGCGAGCTGTACATCGAAGAGCCGTGGTCGCACGCGGGCCCGCGCTCCGTCTccccgttcgcgccgtgcgccgcgagccggcTGCCGCACgtcttcgacgcggcgaggctgacTGGAGACAGCGTGCTGTGGGACCTGGGTTGCGGGGACGGGAGGATACTCCacgaggcggccgcgaggtACGGATGCAGGTGCGTGGGGGTGGAGATCGACGCGCCGTGCCTCGACATGTGCAAAgagggcgcgtcgaggctgggcgcggacgtggacaaCAGGTGCTCGTGGTTCCTCCGCGACATGACATCCATGCCCTCGGGGTCGCTGGGCACGGACGATTCGCTCGGCCcggacgtccccgcgccctcggtgCTCCTCCTGTTCATCACCGGTCACGGCCTCAAGGCGATGTCGCCGTGGCTCAAGCGCGAGTGGGAGGAGGCGCCCACGCCGTTCGCCATCGTCACctgcgtcgaggcgctggacTCGTGCATCGACTAcaacgacggcgtcccgtttgacgacgccgacgccaaccCGGACGGATGGCACGTGTACAGGGACCCGGTGCACGCCAAGTACGGCGTGTTCGTCGTCCCGCCCAGGGACATCGGCGTGCATCAGTGGGCGTCTTCGAGGCCGAGCGCCGTGGACTGCGgcccggacgccgtcgcgaaccaCGCGCCGGCGATTGCCCGCGGGGTCCTTCGCGAAGCCGACATTCGCGCAGTGGAAAaactcgccgcgaggctcgacgccggacgcgggggcACCGACGGAAAGGACGATAAGGACGataaggacgacgacgacgcgtcgggagAGGCACTCGCGATGAGACTCTCGAACGCGATgggagagggcggcgacgacgcgtggagCGAGGTGGAGGACGCGTACCACTCGTTAAAAACGCACCGCGTCACGCACCTtcacgcggacgacgcgctcgcgaccgaggcgcccgcggttcgcgcgagGCTTCTACgggccgcgttcgacgcggacgcggggcggTGCGAGAGCGGGGGCGGGTGGGGTCTCCTGCCCGGTCGGCCGGTGTTTCTGAGGTCCGCGGAGTATCACGACTactcgagcggcgggggggtCACCGAGGAGAACCATAGGGACCAAGGGAGCGTGCTGACCGTGTCGGTGCATCTcgaggtgagcgacgacggcgggggaggggTATTCGCGACGTGGGACGGAGACGGAACGCGGACCGAGTTCAGGGACTTACGTCGCGGAGACGCGGTGATATTCTGCTCGGAAAAGAGGCACGGCGTgtcgccgctcgtcgccgaaggCGCGGTGAGAAAGTCGGTGGTCCTCGAGCTCTGGGAGAGGGGATCCACAAAACACAATCGGCATAGGTAA
- a CDS encoding predicted protein → MVTRAASDTSGLGLLTWLGPVIPQGVLVTGVKAGWRAAWQTMMTELAPQSRDGEYQRPKYAFDGAIAEDPKARFPSVSERYVLYLGNACPWCHRVSLTVALRGLEDRVRIVKMTDDAERASRGGWVFESDRPDPVFGARDLREVYDLQSGKSYTYEGRCTAPLMVDAERKVAVNNESADIARMLNDVEWLGSVNGPNKSSRYDEGSVQLRPPELANDIDSLNDWLYTKLNNGVYRCGFSTNQAAHNRAAVDVAEALEALEKRLRESRFMHGDKVTESDVRAFPTIVRFDAVYATLFKCSSRRVADMPNLRAWMQDFYLLPGVRETVDVDGYRTSYFGQLFPLNPGGIVPVGPTAKDLGLGLDPSRGSRAHSDLFHFK, encoded by the coding sequence atGGTCACGCGCGCTGCTTCCGATACATCCGGTTTGGGGCTTCTGACTTGGCTGGGGCCGGTCATTCCGCAGGGAGTACTCGTGACTGGAGTGAAGGCGGGTTGGCGCGCCGCCTGGCAGACGATGATGACGGAACTCGCGCCCCAGTCACGAGACGGCGAATATCAACGCCCGAAATACGCCTTcgacggcgccatcgcggaggacCCAAAGGCAAGATTTCCCTCGGTGTCAGAGAGATACGTGTTGTATCTCGGGAATGCCTGCCCTTGGTGCCACAGGGTGAGCCTCACGGTCGCGCTCAGAGGCCTCGAGGATCGCGTTCGGATTGTCAAGATGACCGACGACGCTGAAAGAGCCAGTCGAGGCGGTTGGGTCTTTGAGAGCGACAGGCCCGACCCGGTGTTCGGCGCTCGAGACCTCCGAGAAGTGTACGATTTGCAGAGCGGCAAGTCCTACACGTACGAGGGTCGCTGCACAGCCCCGCTgatggtggacgcggagcgaAAGGTGGCCGTGAACAACGAGAgcgcggacatcgcgcgcATGTTAAACGACGTGGAGTGGCTGGGCAGCGTGAACGGACCCAACAAGTCATCCAGATACGATGAGGGCTCGGTCCAGCTGAGGCCACCCGAGCTCGCAAACGACATAGACTCCCTCAACGACTGGCTGTATACCAAGCTAAACAACGGCGTGTACAGGTGCGGGTTCAGCACCAACCAGGCGGCGCACAACCGAGCggcggtcgacgtcgccgaggccctcGAGGCACTGGAGAAGAGGCTCAGGGAGAGCCGGTTCATGCACGGGGACAAGGTAACCGAGTCCGACGTGAGAGCCTTTCCGACGATTGTTCGATTCGACGCAGTCTACGCGACCCTGTTCAAGTGCTCTtcacgtcgcgtcgcggacatGCCGAACCTCCGCGCGTGGATGCAGGACTTTTACCTGCTACCTGGTGTGCGCGAGaccgtcgacgtggacggaTATCGAACGAGTTATTTCGGTCAACTCTTCCCGTTGAATCCGGGCGGGATCGTGCCCGTCGGCCCGACGGCGAAGGACCTCGGGTTGGGCCTCGACCCGTCgcgaggaagccgcgcgcACTCGGACCTCTTCCACTTCAAGTGA
- a CDS encoding predicted protein, with the protein MVRSALQRTSQRRSVAKQMYLTVCPYKNIRPTLGGYFSAACLLCDLSRALTLRRALALPRRRMTDETTPLIPTNERGAGPRTCGAQSEAARKSLRADVIAASAVLFFAGALVVAFPVHKHPHVPMDYYAKTAYPYTHLRLGSYDANDVLRTAREARGFARTPERTERWLADRSAWMADPGDATVFQWKDGEFTMNLVKPTASELGMSEEPVTSDAMIKMWETHDYAGLGAMGGEGKHDRVFKAFSALVVGAMHHAPERFSAGQPPFRVVTHQRDYLAPPCVSNVPKGSRFHPCPVAKAWRAPVFNFGSALKNGDVFPAEVNMPDPEFIDAVLRNRRPAQAETSPLGVSQDGLAQATYSAQPTRPWKDRVGVIAWRGADVPHAPKMPFGADSGVRGEACVSLLRSAGSMPEGDVGAYVAGNRSVASPDRVTSNQLAAWAGSERGGDFARRLTPRWRAVLGSLSQSPEASVSPAAAALGISPVSVPRKKRWLDARFTVLAPNAPCSSALPDSIVGARMTHDDKSAHKYLLDIGGVGGSGWMGTLSDLATGALVFRVESPTADFYDGELKEGTHYVGVKPDLSDLREKYEWAQANQEEAFAIASAGAKFAKEANARDLWDRFVSRPMAAARAHYDAPGQLGEHGRWEDEGAEELERNLVPIYRYAPQGNIRCDDCEESRAVLGTILMPDAGRVAQLASAAAAASGA; encoded by the coding sequence ATGGTTCGTAGCGCACTCCAGCGGACGAGCCAGCGGAGGTCGGTTGCAAAACAAATGTATCTAACTGTTTGCCCATATAAAAATATCCGACCGACGCTTGGCGGTTACTTTTCCGCGGCTTGTTTGTTGTGCGACCTGAGCCGCGCTCTCACTCTCCGTCGCGCACTCGCCCtcccacgacgacgaatgACGGACGAGACCACCCCACTCATCCCCACCAATGAGCGCGGGGCCGGGCCCCGGACGTGCGGCGCTCAGTCGGAAGCCGCTCGGAAGTCGCTCCGCGCCGATgtgatcgccgcgtccgctgtcctcttcttcgccggcgcgctcgtcgtggcGTTCCCGGTCCACAAGCACCCCCACGTGCCGATGGACTACTACGCGAAGACCGCGTACCCTTACACGCACCTGCGCCTCGGATCctacgacgcgaacgacgtgTTGCGgaccgcgagggaggcgcgggggttcgcgcgAACCCCCGAGCGCACGGAGCGTTGGCTCGCCGATCGATCCGCGTGGATGGCGGAcccgggggacgcgacggtgTTCCAGTGGAAGGACGGCGAGTTCACGATGAACCTGGTCAAGCCGACCGCGTCCGAGCTCGGGATGTCCGAGGAGCCGGTCaccagcgacgcgatgatCAAGATGTGGGAGACGCACGATTACGCGGGTCTCGGCGCcatgggcggcgagggcaagCACGACAGGGTGTTCAAAGCTTtcagcgcgctcgtcgtcggcgcgatgcACCACGCGCCCGAGCGTTTCAGCGCGGGGCAGCCCCCGTTCCGCGTGGTGACGCACCAGCGCGACTACCTCGCGCCCCCTTGCGTGAGTAACGTCCCGAAGGGGTCGCGGTTCCACCCGTGCCCCGTCGCGaaggcgtggcgcgcgccggtTTTCAACTTTGGATCGGCGCTCAAAAACGGCGACGTCTTTCCCGCCGAGGTGAACATGCCGGACCCCGAGTTCATCGACGCCGTGTTGAGGAACCGGCGcccggcgcaggcggagaCATCCCCGCTGGGCGTGTCCCAGGACGGTCTGGCGCAGGCCACGTACTCAGCTCAGCCCACGCGGCCGTGGAAGGATCGCGTGGGCGTGATCGCGTGGcgaggcgccgacgtcccgcacgcgccgaagatgcccttcggcgccgactcgggcgtccgcggcgaggcgtgcgTCTCGCTCCTTCGCTCCGCGGGTTCGATGCCCGAGGGTGACGTCGGGGCGTACGTCGCCGGGAACCGTTCGGTGGCTTCGCCCGATCGCGTCACTTCCAatcagctcgcggcgtgggccgggtccgagcgcggcggcgacttcgCGAGGCGGTTAacgccgaggtggcgcgCCGTGCTGGGATCGCTGTCCCAGTCCCCCGAGGCGTccgtctcccccgcggctgccgcgctcGGCATCTCCCCCGTCTCGGTGCCGAGGAAGAAGCGGTGGCTGGACGCCAGGTTCACCGTTCTCGCGCCCAACGCTCCGTGTTCGTCGGCGCTCCCCGACTCaatcgtcggcgctcgcatGACACACGACGACAAGAGCGCGCACAAGTACCTCCTGgacatcggcggcgtgggcggctcCGGTTGGATGGGGACGTTGAGTGACCTGGCCACCGGTGCGCTCGTGTTCCGGGTCGAGTCCCCCACCGCGGACTTTTACGACGGCGAACTGAAGGAGGGTACGCACTACGTGGGCGTGAAGCCGGACCTCTCGGACCTGCGGGAGAAGTACGAGTGGGCGCAGGCGAATcaggaggaggcgttcgcgatcgcctccgcgggcgccaagtTCGCGAAGGAGGCAAATGCGCGTGACCTGTGGGACAGGTTCGTGTCCAgaccgatggcggcggcgagggcgcacTACGACGCTCCCGGGCAGTTGGGCGAGCACGGGCGCTgggaggacgagggcgccgaggagctcgagcggaaCCTCGTGCCCATCTACAGGTACGCTCCCCAGGGTAACATCCGGTGCGACGACTGCGAGGAGAGCCGCGCAGTTCTCGGAACGATCCTGATGCCCGACGCGGGGAGGGTCGCGCAGctggcatccgccgccgcggctgcgagTGGCGCATGA
- a CDS encoding predicted protein — protein MAPQQSIDPQMAAFLEEEKRKAMFNEVVAKLADVCFDKCVSKPGASLDRYESACLSQCALRYLETGQLIMSRISGGSMN, from the exons ATGGCTCCCCAGCAGAGCATTGACCCGCAGATGGCCGCGTTCCTTGAGGAGGAGAAGCGCAAGGCGATGTTCAACGAG GTGgtcgcgaagctcgcggatgTGTGCTTCGATAAGTGCGTCTCCAAgccgggcgcgagcctgGACAGGTACGAGAGCGCGTGCCTGTCGCAGTGCGCCCTCAGGTACCTCGAAACCGGACAACTCATCATGTCGAGGATCTCTGGAGGGAGTATGAACTAG
- a CDS encoding predicted protein, which translates to MSGRGGRGGGRGGFGGRGSAGNPITIDDDGQPVIGNADGPPSLYPPMPRMPPPPELTEREEELLRIHRRLNNFWRNSCYYMDDEPEAQEIPEVKIMTYRDRLAAQEKAKTEKKAELHDVLESYKDHFPEELWAGRGKKRKRGAGDGASKGARAIGGAADSDDRLERLARLEQEKGVGEEDVDDDVEKAAGDEDEDDEGTGKRGRPRVSENADRKPRHSENKDGKKGGDKVGDDDDGDEDDFWDDDDDDYQRGADYDDDEGYDDDLGGGDDEEAFF; encoded by the coding sequence ATGtccggacgaggaggacggggcggcgggaggggcggcTTTGGAGGCCGAGGCTCCGCCGGGAACCCCATCACCATCGATGACGACGGCCAGCCCGTCATCGGCAACGCGGACGGCCCGCCGAGCCTCTAcccgccgatgccgaggatgccgccgccgccggagctcaccgagcgcgaggaggagctcctgAGGATCCACCGCAGGCTCAATAACTTTTGGCGAAACTCGTGCTACTacatggacgacgagccggAGGCTCAGGAGATCCCGGAGGTCAAGATAATGACCTACCGCGACAGGCTGGCGGCGcaggagaaggccaagacGGAGAAGAAGGCCGAGCTGCACGACGTGCTGGAGTCATACAAGGACCACTTCCCCGAGGAGCTCTGGGCTGGACGGGGGAAAAAGCGCAAGCGAGGGGCCGGCGATGGGGCATCGAAgggtgcgcgcgcgatcgggggcgccgcggataGCGACGACAGGCTCGAGCGTCTCGCGCGGCTGGAGCAGGAGAAGGgggtcggggaggaggatgtcgacgacgacgtggaaaaagccgcgggcgacgaggacgaggacgacgagggcaccGGCAAGCGGGGCCGGCCGCGCGTCAGCGAGAACGCGGACAGGAAACCCAGGCATAGCGAGAACAAGGACggcaagaagggcggcgacaaggttggcgacgacgacgacggagacgaggaTGACTTttgggacgacgacgacgacgactaccAGCGCGGAGCTgactacgacgacgacgagggataCGACGatgacctcggcggcggcgacgacgaggaggcgttcTTCTGA
- a CDS encoding predicted protein has translation MACLSVASLARPFSSRVSSASCRAAVVAGGQRASLLGASQPRWALAATSTALRRRANRGFLTVEAKKKGFAELLSDIVPKDEDYNGRPRLEKGKVSAKQHVPNSIPKPPYADTGHLPPMNEDPQIHDAEGEEKMRAAGLLAAQVLDYAETIIKPGITTDFVDQKVHKMIIDAGAYPSPLNYGGFPKSVCTSLNECICHGIPDTTELREGDIINVDVTVYLNGYHGDTSRTICVGKVTDEVQRLVDVTEKSLAEAIKICKPGTPVRKIGATIHAIADEAGFGVVEKFVGHGVGKEFHSGPTVRHHRNNDPGVLVKGQTFTIEPMLTIGRTADRMWRDGWTAVTADGKWTAQCEHTLLITDDGVEILTASPMKKTERFPAKEATAA, from the coding sequence ATGGCGTGCctgagcgtcgcgtcgctcgcgcgaccCTTCTCTTCCCGCGTCTCGTCGGCCTCgtgccgcgcggcggtcgtcgccggcgggcaGCGCGCCTCCCTCCTGGGCGCCTCCCAGCCCAGgtgggcgctcgcggccacCTCTACCGCCCTCCGCAGGCGCGCCAACCGCGGGTTCCTCACCGTCgaggccaagaagaagggcttcgccgagctcctcagCGACATCGTCCCCAAGGACGAGGATTACAACGGCCGCCCTCGGCTGGAGAAGGGCAAGGTGAGCGCCAAGCAGCACGTGCCCAACTCCATCCCGAAGCCCCCGTACGCGGATACCGGCCACCTCCCGCCCATGAACGAGGACCCGCAGATccacgacgcggagggcgaggagaagatgcgcgccgcgggcctgctcgccgcgcaggtgctCGACTACGCGGAGACGATCATCAAGCCCGGCATCACCACCGACTTCGTCGACCAGAAGGTTCACAAGATGATAATCGACGCCGGCGCTTACCCTTCGCCGCTGAACTACGGCGGGTTTCCCAAGAGCGTGTGCACGTCCCTGAACGAGTGCATATGCCACGGGATCCCCGACACCACCGAGCTCAGGGAGGGCGACATCATCAACGTGGACGTCACCGTCTACCTCAACGGGTACCACGGCGACACCTCGCGGACCATCTGCGTCGGGAAGGTGACCGACGAGGTGCAGCGCCTCGTGGACGTCACGGAGAAGTccctggcggaggcgatcaaGATCTGCAAGCCCGGCACGCCCGTGCGCAAGATCGGCGCCACCATccacgccatcgcggacgaggcgggctTTGGCGTCGTGGAGAAGTTCGTCGGGCACGGCGTGGGCAAGGAGTTCCACTCGGGTCCCACGGTGCGGCACCACAGGAACAACGACCCGGGTGTGCTGGTGAAGGGTCAGACGTTCACGATCGAGCCGATGCTCACGATCGGGCGGACGGCGGACAGGATGTGGAGGGACGGGTGGACTGCGGTCACCGCGGATGGCAAGTGGACGGCGCAGTGCGAGCACACGCTGCtcatcaccgacgacggcgtcgagatcctcaccgcgtcgcccatGAAGAAAACCGAGAGGTTtccggcgaaggaggcgaccgccgcgtaA
- a CDS encoding predicted protein, translated as MPGRPKGDTEKFYNILGVSKNADANEIKKAYRKAAIKNHPDKGGDPEKFKEVTAAYEVLSDPEKREIYDQYGEEGLKEGGMGGGGGGSPFDIFEAMFGGNPFGPGGGRGSGRQRQRKGEDVVHGLKVSLEDLYNGVTKKLSLAKNVLCPKCDGKGSKSGASGHCGTCKGSGVRVVVRQIAPGMVQQMQTVCNECRGSGQVISEKDKCGQCHGQKVVQEKKVLEVHIEKGMVNNQKIVFQGEADEAPGTVPGDIIFVVQEKEHATFKRKGPDLFLEKTISLAEALCGFQMTVTHLDKRELVIATNEGDIIKPNSFKAVYDEGMPTYQSPFQKGKLFIQFTVKFPAPGDLSDDDLAALANVLGKPTAPIVTDDHEECTMHDVDIESEMRRNKQQQKQAHDDSDDEGEGGQRVQCAQQ; from the exons ATGCCCGGGCGCCCGAAG GGCGATACCGAGAAGTTTTACAACATCCTCGGCGTGTCCAAGAACGCGGATGCCAACGAGATCAAGAAGGCGTACCGCAAGGCGGCCATCAAGAACCACCCCGACAAGGGAGGCGACCCGGAGAAG TTCAAGgaggtcaccgcggcgtacgaGGTGCTCAGCGATCCCGAAAAGAGGGAGATCTACGACCAgtacggcgaggagggcctGAAGGagggcggcatgggcggcggcggcggcggcagccccTTCGACATCTTCGAGGCCATGTTCGGCGGTAACCCCttcggccccggcggcggccgcggctccggccgccagcgccagaggaagggcgaggacgtcgtgcACGGCTTGAAGGTGTCGCTGGAGGATCTGTACAACGGCGTGACCAAGAAGCTGAGCCTGGCGAAGAACGTGCTGTGCCCCAAGTGCGACGGCAAGGGTAGCAagagcggcgcgtcgggtcATTGCGGCACCTGCAAGGGCAGCGGCGTTCGCGTTGTGGTCAGGCAGATCGCCCCGGGCATGGTTCAGCAGATGCAGACGGTGTGCAACGAGTGCCGCGGCTCCGGGCAGGTCATCAGCGAGAAGGACAAGTGCGGGCAGTGCCACGGCCAGAAGGTGGTGCAGGAGAAAAAGGTCTTGGAGGTGCACATCGAGAAGGGCATGGTGAACAATCAGAAGATCGTCTTCCAGGGTGAGGCCGACGAGGCTCCCGGCACCGTCCCGGGCGACATCATCTTCGTCGTGCAGGAGAAGGAGCACGCCACGTTCAAGCGCAAGGGCCCCGACCTGTTCCTCGAGAAGACcatctccctcgccgaggccctcTGCGGCTTCCAAATGACCGTCACCCATCTAGAcaagcgcgagctcgtcatcGCCACCAACGAGGGCGACATCATCAAGCCCAACTCCTTCAAGGCGGTGTACGACGAGGGCATGCCCACCTACCAGTCTCCCTTCCAGAAGGGCAAGCTCTTCATCCAATTCACCGTCAAGTTCCCCGCCCCGGGCGacctctccgacgacgatctCGCCGCACTCGCCAACGTCCTCGGCaagcccaccgcgccgatcgtTACCGACGACCACGAGGAGTGCACCATGCACGACGTCGACATCGAGTCTGAGATGCGCCGCAACAAGCAGCAGCAGAAGCAGGCCcacgacgactccgacgacgagggcgagggtgGCCAGAGGGTGCAGTGCGCGCAGCAGTAA
- a CDS encoding predicted protein, translated as MRRAAVLVAILLSHTFTICVRAGGYDERGLTDRTLDQIGGPSGVKRGAVEESGRLDPATLRSRWEAAARGDAPESKPAASAVPEEERLAKPSDEIGRAPAGNETNRTMAPAGNETNRTNTTEESVTGGEDSSPRGEGEASPTESIEDLEAEDLRPAMDAAEARAKQAREADELERLADEAREEFGSSMCKRSESALISEPLAFFGDEDMRPGYLVSFGDSKDAEIVTKWCYSSGVRHLDTNVFQLMNDPLYRYTVHQPWELYPDEFGWKTPENRGHAAAICFDQKYNRTRWVYWLVYGMAPDPPYHQPYNTSHKYEGVPPNTIERVGHLLTLTIKHHGPWIEAVTLASNSWDLSRIVENKFEFHESEWIANATAVISEIKRHSKSIILRTSTLDYRYQHKSAFLSDRLNCAMRKLSRTLKIPLVDVDECLLGVPSHRRVINGDKLHQSTLCSVLIAGCVRAEVERSGFGMWYGWAFRDEGDSGDAKSVWLPSFRRWRQIG; from the exons atgcggcgggcggcggtccTCGTGGCTATCCTGCTCTCCCATACGTTTACAATATGCGTACGTGCAGGAGGCTATGACGAGCGGGGCTTGACGGACCGGACGCTCGACCAGATCGGTGGGCCCAGTGGTGTGAAGCGTGGTGCCGTCGAGGAAAGCGGCCGGTTGGACCCGGCGACGCTGCGATCGAGGTgggaggcggccgcgcgcggcgacgcccccgagtCCAAGCCAGCAGCGTCAGCTGTCCCGGAGGAAGAGCGCTTGGCGAAACCTTCGGATGAAATAGGCAGGGCTCCCGCGGGCAACGAGACGAATCGGACCATGGCTCCCGCGGGCAACGAGACGAATCGGACCAATACCACGGAGGAGTCCGTGACGGGTGGAGAAGATTCCTCAccgcgaggcgagggtgaGGCATCTCCCACAGAATCCATAGAAGACCTCGAGGCTGAGGATCTTCGCCCAGCCATGGATGCCGCGGAGGCAAGGGCGAAGCAAGCGAGGGaagccgacgagctcgagcggcttGCTGACGAAGCCAGAGAAGAGTTTGGCAGCAGCATGTGCAAACGAAGTGAATCGGCACTAATAAGCGAGCCGCTAGCGTTTTtcggggacgaggacatGCGCCCGGGGTACCTCGTCAGCTTCGGCGACTCCAAGGATGCGGAAATCGTCACAAAATGGTGCTACTCTTCCGG AGTCCGACACCTCGACACAAATGTTTTCCAACTGATGAACGATCCACTCTACAGATACACCGTTCATCAACCGTGGGAGTTGTATCCCGATGAATTCGGATGGAAGACACCCGAGAATAGGGGTCATGCTGCGGCGATATGCTTTGACCAGAAATACAATCGAACACGATGGGTGTACTGGCTTGTGTATGGGATGGCGCCTGATCCGCCGTACCATCAGCCATACAACACCTCGCACAAGTATGAAGGGGTGCCGCCAAACACGATTGAGCGCGTGGGGCATCTGCTGACGCTGACGATAAAACATCACGGACCTTGGATCGAG GCTGTCACTCTCGCATCCAACTCTTGGGATCTGTCCAGGATTGTCGAGAATAAATTTGAGTTCCATGAGTCCGAGTGGATCGCGAACGCAACCGCTGTGATTTCCGAGATTAAGCGGCACTCCAAGAGTATCATATTGCGAACATCAACGCTCGACTATCGCTATCAGCATAAGTCCGCGTTTCTCTCTGATCGACTCAACTGCGCGATGCGCAAGCTGAGTCGTACTCTTAAAATTCCCTtggtggacgtggacgaaTGTTTGCTTGGGGTCCCCTCGCATCGGCGGGTGATCAATGGCGATAAGTTACATCAATCTACGCTTTGCAGCGTGTTGATTGCGGGGTGCGTGAgggcggaggtggagcgAAGCGGGTTCGGAATGTGGTATGGATGGGCGTTTCGGGACGAAGGAGACTCTGGCGACGCGAAATCAGTTTGGCTACCAAGTTTTAGAAGGTGGCGCCAAATAGGGTAG